Sequence from the Methanomicrobia archaeon genome:
AAGCGGTTGATTCATAATTTTTCATAACTTTTCTTACCGTTTCTCAAATACTCTAAAAAATTTGAACTTGTATTACTACTAAAAATAGAAAATGAAAAGGGAAGCATTCATATCTTTTCTTAATTATTCTGTTTATTTCTCAAATAGAATAAAAAGAGGGTAATTGAAATTATTAGATAGAGGTGGTATAAGCAATGGAAAACGAAACGAAAATAACTAATAAAGACGACGTATTTGAAGCGATGGGAAAGAACGAAGTGAAGTTCGTGAGACTCTGGTTCACGGATATCCTTGGGCAGTTGAAGAGCTTTGCAATTGCACCGAGAGAATTAGAAGGCGCTTTTGACGAAGGTATGGGATTTGACGGTTCTTCAATACAGGGATTTGCAAGGATTGATGAGAGCGATATGGTAGCGAAACCAGATCCTGCTACTTTTCAAATCGTTCCCTGGCGACCGAAAGAGAATACCGTTGCGAGGATGTTCTGTGATATTTTACAGCCGGACGGCAGTCCTTACGAAGGCGACCCGCGGTATGTCTTGAAGAGGAACCTGGCGCGGTTGAAAGAAGCAGGACACACGTTCTACGTTGGTCCTGAGCTGGAGTATTTCTACTTCCAAGAGAATGGCAAGCCCAAAGTGCTGGATCAAGGAGGTTACTTCGACCTGACGACGCTGGATGCGGGCAGCGACTTACGACGAGATACGATCTTAACGCTGGAGAAGATGGGGATCCAGGTGGAGTACAGCCACCACGAGGTTGCGCCCTCGCAGCACGAGATAGACCTCAGATACAAAGACGCGCTGGAGATGGCGGATCAGGTGATGACCTATCGGATCGTGGTGAAGGAGATTGCGCAACGATACGGCTGTTATGCTACGTTCATGCCAAAACCCATTTTCGGTGTGAATGGCTCCGGAATGCACGTGCACCAATCCCTGTTTAAGGGAGAGCGAAACGCGTTCTTCGAACCCGATGACGAGTATCAGCTGTCGGCGATGTGCAGGGGGTATATCGCCGGACTGCTACGACACGCACCGGAGATTACGGCGATTACCAACCAGTGGGTGAACTCGTATAAACGGTTAGTGCCGGGCTATGAGGCTCCGGTGTATATCGCATGGGCGCGTCGCAACCGTTCGACACTCGTGCGGGTGCCGATGTACAAGCCAGGAAAAGAAAAGGCGACGCGGGTAGAATACCGCAGTCCCGATCCGGCATGTAATCCGTATCTTGCGTTTTCCGTGATGCTCGCCGCCGGATTAGCGGGAATAGAGGGTAAGTACGAGCTGATCGCGCCCAGGGAGGAGGACGTTTATCTGATGAGCGAAGCGGACAGAGCGGCAAAGGGAATAGCGTCACTGCCCGGGAGCTTGATCGAAGCCATTGCACTGGTAGAGCAGAGCGATCTGGTACGAGAAGCACTGGGTGACCATATCTTCAACAACTTTATCACATCGAAGAAGGTGGAGTGGGACAAGTATCGCGTGAACGTGACGGAATGGGAGTTGCAGGAGTTCCTAGGGGTGCTCTGAGCCTGTAAAAAATCGATTGCACTGAGATCCTTTCCCTGCGGTTGACGTGCCGTCAAAAAGGGACGGAGAGGAGTATGAACGAGACGTTAGGACAAAGAATGGAAAAACTCCTTGGTTCAGACGAAGCAAGGATATTAAAAGGCGATTTCGAGCGTGAGCTTTACAGCATGGATATCGGAGACGTTCCGTTCGTAAAGCGACTCTTTGACACCACGCCCGATCTGGTAATCCAGCCGGGAAGCGTTGAAGCGCTCAAGAAAATCGTCCGATTCGCTAACGACGAGTCAGTCGCAATAGTTCCAAGAGGTTCTGCTTCTTCAGGGCTTGGAGGCGTCGTCCCCACCATACGGGGTCTCGTTCTCGACTTCTCAGCCATGAACAGAATCTTTGCGCTGAACAGGGCGGCGGCGGAGGAGGCAACGTTAAAAGTCCAAGCCGGCGTTCGCTGGTCAGAGATCGAGGAGTTCTTGAAGGACGAAGATCTTTCAGTAAGAGCATATCCATCGAGTTTCTTCTCGACCGTGGGCGGCTGGATTGCCACAGGCGGCTATGGAATAGGCAGCTTTCGCTTTGGGCATCTCAGAGATCACATAGAATCCATTGAGGTCATGTTTACCTCGGGTGAGATCACGTCCATTCGGTCCGGGGACGAGGAGTTCGCACGGTTTTTCGGCACCGAGGGACAGTTCGGCATCATCCTATCCGCAACCCTGAAACTGAGAAAGAGGCCGAAGAAATCGCTACCGCATCTGCTCTACTTCGGAAGCACCGAAGCTGCTTTTTCGTTCGTAAGAGACCTGATACAACAGGCAGAGATCACGCCGTACCACATAAAATATGTGGACGCTGCACATCTTGGCGAGGTGAATAGAATCCTTGACGAGGATTTGTTCAGCGAAAAGGATGCGGTTTTGGTAGCGTTTGAAGATGAGAAGGAGGAACTGAGCTTTCTCGCGTTCGCCGAGATACGAGGCATACACGCGGAAGATTATCTTGCAAAGTACCTCTGGCACGAACGACTCTTTCCTATGAAGAGACGTGGTTGCAATAAAACGCCGTTAGCCTGCGAGCTCGTTATGCCGCTGGAAAGCGTCGTTCCGTTTCTTAACACGCTGAAACGAAAGATCAGGAGCTACAGGGTTGATCTGAACGTGGAATCGCACATTGTAAGCGATAGAGAGGCACTGGTGATGTTAACGTATGCCTCAGACGTACGAGAGTTACGAGCTTATCTCGCCCATCTAACGCTTATCCCAGTTCTTACAAGGCTCGGACTGAAGTTTGGCGGCGTGCCTTATGGCGTTGGCATCTGGAACTCACCATTCCTCAGCGATAAATACGATAAGGAGACGCTCAGGAGCTACAGGGCCTATAAGAGAGCCGTTGACCCCTGGAACATTTTGAACCCAAACAAATTCTTCGCAGTGAGGACGAAATGGGCGAATATCCCCGGGCTGCTCTTTAGACCGTTTATATTCAGAATGCTCGTTCGGTTTGCGCGATTGATTGCTCCGGTGCTCGCTACGCCGGGAAGCACAACTGAGTGTGGAGCTGAGGAATCGGTACTTGAAAAGGCCGCATATTCGTGTGTTAAATGCGGAAGCTGTGCTGCTCACTGTCCCGCGTATACTGTTACCAACGAAGCGTCTGTGATCCCTAAGAACAAGCTTATGCTGGCAAAGAAACTTCTTGCGGGGGGAAAGATCGCGAAAGGCGATTCCGACAAGGTTTTTCTCTGCACCCATTGCGGGATGTGTCGAGAAATCTGTCAGAACGACTTAGACCTTCCCGCTGCATGGCTGGAACTGGAGGAGCGGTTGGGGAATAGATTTGGCAGACCGGACGAAGCGATCCGGGACTTTGTCGCAACGACGGAATCGAGTGAGCGATATTGGAGGTTAGTAAATGCCCAGAAAGTATAATATCGAGGTCTCACCGGCACCGCCACGATTCCCGCCCGTCGGGAAGTTCGTGATCGAACGCAGTGCTGCGGATTGCATCAATTGCGGCAGATGCGTACTAACGTGCATTCATAGCGTCCACGCGAGATTGGATGAGGATCTGAGACGCATGGCGGAGCCCGAGGATTATCGCTGTAAGGGCTGCTTCCGCTGTGTCCAGGAATGCCCGAAAGAAGCGCTTACCATCCGAAGCAGTGACGAGTATCTCCGTCTCGGTGATTCGTACTGGACACCCGAGATAATCAGTAAGAACTGGTACCAGGCGGAAACAGGCAAGGTTCCGGTCTCAGGCGCCGGTTACCTCGGGCCGTTCTCAGGCGAGGGGTTCGATTCGATGTGGACAGATATGTCCGAGATCGTACGACCGACAAGAGACGGGATTCACGGACGAGAATACATCAATACCTCAGTCGATATAGGGCGAAAAGTGCCCGTGATTAAATTTGACGCTCAAGGGCGAATCGTATCGCCGCTACCACCGACATTGAGCGTGCCACTACCAATACTCTTCGATACGCTCCCGTTTGGGGGTTACGGAAACGTATATGAGGCAGTGGCCAGAGCGGCTTCGTTCCTCGGAACGCTCATGATTGTGGATCCTGACGCGTGGTTCAATAAGGAGTATGAAGCAAATGCAGTGCCCGTGCTCACGCAATCTGCACTTGAAGATTCGGTTACGGCGTGCAAAATGGCCGAATTAGACTATGGCAGCACCGTGCTAGGTGCGGTAGAAGAGTTGAGGAACGCGAACCCGGAAACTATCGTCTCGGTGAGAGT
This genomic interval carries:
- a CDS encoding glutamine synthetase, with protein sequence MENETKITNKDDVFEAMGKNEVKFVRLWFTDILGQLKSFAIAPRELEGAFDEGMGFDGSSIQGFARIDESDMVAKPDPATFQIVPWRPKENTVARMFCDILQPDGSPYEGDPRYVLKRNLARLKEAGHTFYVGPELEYFYFQENGKPKVLDQGGYFDLTTLDAGSDLRRDTILTLEKMGIQVEYSHHEVAPSQHEIDLRYKDALEMADQVMTYRIVVKEIAQRYGCYATFMPKPIFGVNGSGMHVHQSLFKGERNAFFEPDDEYQLSAMCRGYIAGLLRHAPEITAITNQWVNSYKRLVPGYEAPVYIAWARRNRSTLVRVPMYKPGKEKATRVEYRSPDPACNPYLAFSVMLAAGLAGIEGKYELIAPREEDVYLMSEADRAAKGIASLPGSLIEAIALVEQSDLVREALGDHIFNNFITSKKVEWDKYRVNVTEWELQEFLGVL
- a CDS encoding FAD-binding protein, producing the protein MNETLGQRMEKLLGSDEARILKGDFERELYSMDIGDVPFVKRLFDTTPDLVIQPGSVEALKKIVRFANDESVAIVPRGSASSGLGGVVPTIRGLVLDFSAMNRIFALNRAAAEEATLKVQAGVRWSEIEEFLKDEDLSVRAYPSSFFSTVGGWIATGGYGIGSFRFGHLRDHIESIEVMFTSGEITSIRSGDEEFARFFGTEGQFGIILSATLKLRKRPKKSLPHLLYFGSTEAAFSFVRDLIQQAEITPYHIKYVDAAHLGEVNRILDEDLFSEKDAVLVAFEDEKEELSFLAFAEIRGIHAEDYLAKYLWHERLFPMKRRGCNKTPLACELVMPLESVVPFLNTLKRKIRSYRVDLNVESHIVSDREALVMLTYASDVRELRAYLAHLTLIPVLTRLGLKFGGVPYGVGIWNSPFLSDKYDKETLRSYRAYKRAVDPWNILNPNKFFAVRTKWANIPGLLFRPFIFRMLVRFARLIAPVLATPGSTTECGAEESVLEKAAYSCVKCGSCAAHCPAYTVTNEASVIPKNKLMLAKKLLAGGKIAKGDSDKVFLCTHCGMCREICQNDLDLPAAWLELEERLGNRFGRPDEAIRDFVATTESSERYWRLVNAQKV